The following are from one region of the Paramagnetospirillum magnetotacticum MS-1 genome:
- the meaB gene encoding methylmalonyl Co-A mutase-associated GTPase MeaB, producing the protein MSTSPDPKALASGVLAGERRALARAITLIESTRPDHREAAEALMHELLPHTGRSVRIGITGVPGAGKSTFIESFGLHVLEMGKRPAVLAVDPSSPRSGGSILGDKTRMEDLSKDARAFIRPSPSGCTLGGVARRTREAMLVCEAAGFDVIVVETVGVGQSETAVADMVDMFLLVLVPGGGDELQGIKKGIVELADAIIVNKADGDLAAAAARAARDYKNALHLLAPASPHWTVPVLTCSALARSGIDEVWATIASHHDTMDKAGALAERRAAQAHAWMWNEVSETLLQSLRDDPRVELMLPEMERGVAAGRMAPGSAARQLVRTFRGQR; encoded by the coding sequence GTGAGCACTTCCCCCGATCCCAAGGCCTTGGCCTCCGGCGTGCTGGCTGGCGAGCGCCGCGCCCTGGCCCGCGCCATCACCTTGATCGAATCCACCCGGCCCGACCACCGCGAGGCGGCCGAGGCGCTGATGCACGAACTGCTGCCCCATACGGGACGCTCGGTGCGCATCGGCATCACCGGCGTGCCGGGGGCTGGCAAGAGCACCTTCATCGAAAGCTTCGGCCTGCATGTGCTGGAGATGGGCAAGCGCCCGGCCGTTCTGGCCGTCGACCCGTCCAGCCCCCGCTCGGGCGGCTCCATCCTGGGCGACAAGACCCGCATGGAGGATCTGTCCAAGGATGCCCGCGCCTTCATCCGCCCCAGCCCGTCGGGCTGCACGCTGGGCGGCGTGGCGCGCCGCACCCGCGAGGCCATGCTGGTCTGCGAGGCGGCGGGCTTCGATGTCATCGTGGTCGAGACCGTGGGCGTCGGCCAATCCGAGACGGCGGTGGCCGATATGGTGGACATGTTCCTCCTCGTCCTGGTGCCGGGCGGCGGCGATGAATTGCAGGGCATCAAGAAGGGCATCGTCGAATTGGCCGACGCCATCATCGTCAACAAGGCCGATGGCGACTTGGCCGCCGCTGCGGCCCGGGCCGCCCGCGACTACAAGAACGCCCTGCACCTGCTGGCGCCCGCCTCGCCCCATTGGACCGTGCCGGTGCTGACCTGCTCGGCCCTGGCGCGGTCGGGAATTGACGAGGTGTGGGCCACCATCGCATCTCACCACGACACCATGGACAAGGCCGGGGCCCTGGCCGAACGCCGCGCCGCCCAGGCCCATGCCTGGATGTGGAACGAAGTGTCCGAGACCCTGCTTCAATCCTTGCGCGACGATCCCAGGGTCGAATTGATGCTGCCCGAGATGGAACGTGGCGTCGCCGCCGGGCGCATGGCGCCGGGCTCGGCGGCCCGCCAACTGGTCCGCACCTTCCGCGGACAACGCTGA
- a CDS encoding protein phosphatase CheZ, with protein MRAPISESGLLKRELVGLFGHLQKIRTELAALNPPGATDHFGSMSEQLDAIVGATESATNTIMESMETISELMCEARAAAVDNQPLTQVFDKVEDRVNQVFEACSFQDITGQRISKIVNSMKFVEDRIKAVILTWGKDELTKVVVEIKKEEVDPDKALLHGPQLPGQGVSQADVDRMLGQDAIDKLFG; from the coding sequence ATGCGGGCACCGATCTCCGAGAGCGGCCTCCTCAAGAGGGAGTTGGTGGGGCTGTTCGGCCACCTCCAGAAAATTCGAACCGAACTGGCCGCCCTCAATCCGCCAGGTGCCACCGACCATTTCGGCAGCATGTCGGAACAGTTGGACGCCATCGTCGGCGCCACGGAAAGCGCCACCAATACGATTATGGAAAGCATGGAGACCATCAGCGAGCTGATGTGCGAGGCCCGCGCCGCCGCCGTCGATAACCAGCCGCTGACCCAGGTCTTCGACAAGGTGGAAGACCGGGTCAATCAGGTGTTCGAGGCCTGCTCGTTCCAAGACATCACCGGCCAGCGCATCTCCAAGATCGTCAACTCCATGAAATTCGTCGAGGACCGCATCAAGGCCGTCATCCTTACCTGGGGCAAGGACGAGCTGACCAAGGTGGTGGTGGAGATCAAGAAGGAAGAGGTCGATCCCGACAAGGCGCTGCTGCACGGGCCCCAGCTGCCCGGCCAGGGCGTGTCCCAGGCCGATGTGGACCGCATGCTGGGCCAGGACGCCATCGACAAGCTGTTCGGCTAA
- a CDS encoding TrkH family potassium uptake protein, whose translation MIDIRPVLSIVGTLVCILAAAMWLPAVIDFRDGHEEWRVFATSSGMTLFFGLALLLGTRTPQQKRSVRQTYLSATFGFAVPALFAALPLIYGPLQLSVMDAVFEATAGLTTTSATVIKGLDVLPRGLLLWRALLGWLGGIGVIALAIAVLPDLAVGGMQMFRVEVPGPAERATSRGRRIALSILAGYCGATGLLALALWVAGMSGFEALVHAMGTISTSGASTSDASIGHFDSGAITVLITFGMILGGMPFLLFFHFLRGNRKVVLRDHQLRWYFALLALGTLGVSSWLVTSRGLAPLDALRHGALTVVSVMTGTGHFTLEYGNWGGMPAAILFFLAFVGGCAGSTSGGIKVFRFQFLFADALMQIRRLLRPHAVLIATFNRRTIPEGVLGSVMGFLFVYALSFAMLAMSLAFLGLDFVTAVSGAASALANLGPGLGPEIGPGGSYAGLPDLAKALLCLGMLVGRLELFTVLVLFVPAFWRQ comes from the coding sequence ATGATCGATATTCGCCCAGTCCTTTCCATCGTCGGCACCCTGGTCTGCATCCTGGCGGCCGCCATGTGGCTGCCCGCCGTGATCGATTTCCGCGATGGGCACGAGGAATGGCGGGTCTTCGCCACGTCGTCGGGCATGACCTTGTTCTTCGGCCTGGCCCTGTTGCTGGGGACCCGCACGCCCCAGCAAAAGCGCAGCGTCCGCCAGACCTATCTGTCGGCCACCTTCGGCTTTGCGGTGCCCGCCCTGTTCGCCGCCCTTCCCCTGATCTACGGCCCGCTGCAATTGTCGGTGATGGATGCGGTGTTCGAGGCCACCGCCGGACTGACCACCACCAGCGCCACCGTGATCAAGGGCCTGGACGTCCTGCCGCGTGGTTTGCTGCTGTGGCGGGCTCTGCTGGGCTGGCTGGGTGGTATCGGCGTCATCGCCCTGGCCATCGCCGTTCTCCCCGATCTGGCGGTGGGCGGCATGCAGATGTTCCGTGTGGAAGTGCCGGGTCCGGCCGAACGCGCCACCTCGCGCGGGCGGCGCATCGCGCTTTCCATCCTGGCGGGCTATTGCGGCGCCACCGGATTGCTGGCCCTGGCCCTGTGGGTGGCGGGAATGAGCGGGTTCGAGGCCCTGGTCCACGCCATGGGCACCATTTCCACCTCGGGCGCGTCGACCTCGGACGCCTCCATCGGCCATTTCGACAGCGGCGCCATTACCGTGCTGATCACCTTCGGCATGATCCTGGGCGGCATGCCCTTCCTGCTGTTCTTCCATTTCCTGCGCGGCAACCGCAAAGTGGTGCTGCGTGATCATCAGCTGCGCTGGTATTTCGCCCTGCTGGCCCTGGGTACCCTGGGCGTATCATCCTGGCTGGTGACCAGCCGGGGGCTGGCGCCGTTGGACGCGTTGCGTCATGGAGCGCTGACCGTGGTGTCGGTGATGACCGGGACCGGCCATTTCACCCTGGAATACGGCAATTGGGGCGGCATGCCCGCCGCCATCCTGTTCTTCCTGGCCTTTGTCGGAGGCTGTGCCGGTTCGACCAGCGGCGGCATCAAGGTCTTCCGCTTCCAGTTCCTGTTCGCCGACGCCTTGATGCAGATCCGCCGCTTGCTGCGGCCCCATGCGGTGCTGATCGCCACCTTCAACCGGCGCACCATTCCCGAAGGCGTGCTGGGCTCGGTGATGGGATTCCTGTTCGTCTATGCGCTGAGCTTCGCCATGCTGGCCATGTCGCTGGCCTTCCTGGGGCTCGATTTCGTCACGGCGGTATCGGGGGCGGCCTCGGCCCTGGCCAATCTGGGGCCGGGCCTGGGGCCGGAAATCGGTCCCGGGGGGTCCTATGCCGGATTGCCCGACCTGGCCAAGGCCTTGCTGTGCCTGGGCATGCTGGTGGGACGTCTGGAACTGTTCACCGTGCTGGTGCTGTTTGTCCCCGCCTTTTGGCGGCAGTAG
- a CDS encoding TrkH family potassium uptake protein: MIDFRPVLFVNGFLLLVLAAAMGIPAVVDLLAGDVDWKVFAVSAMVTAFSSMALIFGTHSKGKPALSARQAFMLTTLAWISTAGFAALPFAFGNLHLSLTDAVFEAMSGLTTTGATVIIGLDTAPRGILIWRALLNWLGGEGIIIMAIAILPLLRIGGMQVFRMETSDKTEAIKPRITQVATSITLVYVVFTVLAALAFWAAGMGRFDAICHAMAAISTGGFSTSDTKLAHWNTAVQWVAVFAMMVGGSSFVLWTGPWRRGRPPIMDDAQAHWYLMFVGTAAGVMALWQWAVNDMSFGIAVRHATFNVVSTVTTTGFVSTDYGAWGGFAHVVFFILVFIGGCTGSTGGGVKIFRWELLFALAGIHLKRLLHPHGIFVIHYNQRPIAASILDSVQGFVVMYFFTFALFALALSVVGLDFMTALSGSAAALANAGPGIGEVIGPFGSYRPLPDAAKWILAAEMMLGRLELFTVAVLFSRSYWRE; encoded by the coding sequence TTGATCGATTTTCGGCCGGTTCTCTTCGTCAACGGCTTCCTGCTGCTGGTGCTGGCTGCGGCCATGGGCATTCCGGCGGTGGTCGATCTGTTGGCTGGCGACGTGGACTGGAAGGTGTTCGCCGTCTCGGCCATGGTCACCGCCTTTTCCTCCATGGCGCTGATCTTCGGCACCCATTCCAAGGGCAAGCCCGCGCTCTCGGCGCGCCAGGCCTTCATGCTGACCACGCTGGCCTGGATCAGCACGGCGGGATTCGCGGCACTGCCCTTCGCCTTCGGCAATCTGCACCTGAGCCTCACCGACGCGGTGTTCGAGGCCATGAGTGGCCTGACCACCACCGGGGCCACGGTGATCATCGGACTGGACACCGCCCCGCGCGGCATCCTGATCTGGCGGGCCTTGCTCAACTGGCTGGGCGGTGAAGGCATCATCATCATGGCCATCGCCATCCTGCCTTTGCTGCGCATCGGCGGCATGCAGGTGTTCCGCATGGAGACCTCGGACAAGACGGAGGCCATCAAGCCGCGCATCACCCAGGTGGCCACCTCCATCACCTTGGTCTATGTGGTGTTCACCGTATTGGCCGCCCTGGCTTTCTGGGCGGCGGGAATGGGCCGTTTCGACGCCATCTGCCACGCCATGGCCGCCATTTCCACCGGCGGCTTTTCCACTTCGGACACCAAGCTGGCCCACTGGAACACCGCCGTGCAGTGGGTGGCGGTCTTCGCCATGATGGTGGGAGGCTCGTCCTTCGTGCTGTGGACCGGGCCGTGGCGCCGTGGCCGCCCGCCCATCATGGATGACGCCCAGGCCCACTGGTACCTGATGTTCGTCGGCACCGCCGCTGGTGTGATGGCGCTCTGGCAATGGGCGGTCAACGACATGAGCTTTGGCATCGCCGTGCGCCACGCCACCTTCAACGTGGTCTCCACCGTGACCACCACCGGATTCGTCTCCACCGATTACGGCGCCTGGGGCGGCTTTGCCCATGTGGTGTTCTTCATCCTGGTGTTCATCGGCGGCTGTACCGGTTCCACCGGTGGCGGCGTCAAGATCTTCCGATGGGAATTGCTGTTCGCCCTGGCGGGCATCCATTTGAAGCGTCTGTTGCATCCCCACGGCATCTTCGTCATCCACTACAACCAGCGCCCCATCGCCGCCTCCATCTTGGATTCGGTGCAGGGCTTCGTGGTGATGTATTTCTTCACCTTCGCGCTGTTCGCCTTGGCCTTAAGCGTGGTGGGGCTGGATTTCATGACGGCGCTGTCGGGGTCGGCGGCGGCGCTTGCCAATGCGGGACCGGGAATCGGAGAGGTCATCGGCCCGTTCGGCAGCTATCGTCCCCTGCCCGACGCCGCCAAATGGATTCTGGCCGCCGAGATGATGCTAGGCCGCCTGGAACTGTTCACCGTGGCGGTGCTGTTCTCACGCAGCTATTGGCGGGAGTAG
- a CDS encoding leucyl aminopeptidase family protein, giving the protein MLEQLVEADDAATDLIVLRKGELPAWLGGQPDSVRRWVEQTGFKAEPGTVCLLPGEGGALAGALAGLPDEDDPWAFAHFAPKLPVRTFRLAASLPAIQADRAATAWALAAYAFDRYKGRKANDLPRLVWPETADRARVTREVEAIALVRDLINTPASNMGPAELASAADALAARFGAKCRVIVGDGLEVENYPAIFAVGRAAAQNRRPRLIDLRWGDEMAPKLTLVGKGVCFDTGGLDLKPSSNMKLMKKDMGGAAHVLGLASMIMAAGLRLRLRVLIPAVENSVSGEAMRPLDVLATRKGLTVEVGNTDAEGRLILCDALAEASSEKPALLIDMATLTGAARSALGTDLPALFCNDDGLAAQILEQGEAEGEPLWRLPLHKPYRRMIDSKVADLTNATDSPHAGAITAALFLQEFVGPQIPWAHLDIMAWNGAARPGRPEGGEALALRALFATIAQRVGG; this is encoded by the coding sequence GTGCTGGAGCAACTGGTCGAGGCCGATGACGCGGCGACGGATCTGATCGTCTTGCGCAAGGGCGAATTGCCCGCATGGCTGGGCGGCCAGCCCGATTCCGTGCGCCGGTGGGTCGAACAGACCGGCTTCAAGGCCGAGCCCGGCACCGTCTGCCTGTTGCCCGGCGAGGGCGGGGCTCTGGCCGGGGCCCTGGCCGGACTGCCTGATGAGGACGATCCCTGGGCCTTCGCCCATTTTGCACCCAAATTGCCCGTGCGGACGTTCCGTCTGGCCGCGTCTTTGCCCGCCATCCAGGCCGATCGCGCCGCCACGGCCTGGGCGCTGGCCGCCTATGCCTTCGACCGCTACAAGGGCCGTAAGGCCAATGATCTGCCCCGTCTGGTCTGGCCCGAGACCGCCGACCGCGCCCGTGTGACCCGCGAGGTCGAGGCCATCGCTCTGGTCCGCGACCTGATCAATACTCCGGCCTCCAATATGGGGCCGGCGGAACTGGCCTCGGCCGCCGATGCCCTGGCGGCGCGCTTCGGCGCCAAATGCCGGGTCATCGTGGGCGACGGATTGGAGGTCGAGAATTACCCCGCTATTTTCGCCGTGGGCCGCGCCGCCGCCCAGAACCGCCGACCCCGCCTGATCGACCTGCGCTGGGGCGACGAGATGGCCCCCAAACTGACCCTGGTGGGCAAGGGGGTTTGCTTCGATACCGGTGGCCTGGATCTGAAGCCGTCGTCGAATATGAAGCTGATGAAGAAGGATATGGGCGGCGCCGCCCATGTTCTGGGCCTGGCCTCCATGATCATGGCAGCCGGGCTGCGGCTGCGGCTGCGTGTACTGATCCCTGCGGTGGAGAATTCCGTCTCGGGCGAGGCCATGCGGCCCTTGGACGTGCTGGCCACCCGCAAGGGCCTGACCGTCGAGGTGGGCAATACCGATGCCGAGGGCCGCCTGATCCTGTGCGACGCCCTGGCCGAGGCGTCTTCGGAAAAGCCCGCCCTCTTGATCGACATGGCGACCCTGACCGGGGCGGCGCGCAGCGCGCTGGGCACCGATCTGCCCGCCCTGTTTTGCAATGACGACGGGCTGGCGGCACAAATACTCGAGCAGGGCGAGGCCGAGGGCGAGCCGCTATGGCGTCTGCCGCTGCACAAGCCCTATCGCCGCATGATCGATTCCAAGGTGGCTGACCTCACCAATGCCACGGATTCCCCCCATGCCGGGGCCATCACCGCCGCCCTGTTCTTGCAGGAATTCGTTGGCCCTCAGATCCCCTGGGCCCATCTGGACATCATGGCCTGGAACGGCGCGGCGCGTCCCGGACGGCCCGAAGGCGGCGAGGCTTTGGCGCTGCGGGCCCTGTTCGCCACCATCGCCCAGCGGGTCGGCGGCTAA
- a CDS encoding glutathione S-transferase family protein has product MSLTLVVGTKRWSSWSLRPWMALSATGAPFRQVLVELRQPETKAKILEYSPSGKVPMLDDDGLKVWDSLAICEYLAERFPEAGLWPEGREARALARSVSAEMHAGFVPLRSACPMDLAEDHPMAEIPDDVKADVARIDAIWTECRNRFGQGGPFLFGVFSNADAMYAPVVTRIRTYALPVGAVSEAYCDAIMAHPAMQAWIMEAKLAG; this is encoded by the coding sequence ATGTCACTCACTCTCGTCGTCGGCACCAAGCGTTGGTCCTCGTGGTCGCTGCGTCCCTGGATGGCGCTTAGCGCGACCGGAGCGCCCTTCCGTCAGGTTCTGGTCGAACTGCGCCAGCCCGAAACCAAGGCCAAGATCCTGGAATACTCGCCCTCAGGCAAGGTTCCCATGCTGGACGATGATGGGCTCAAGGTCTGGGACTCTCTGGCCATCTGCGAATATCTGGCCGAACGTTTCCCCGAGGCGGGGCTGTGGCCCGAGGGCCGCGAAGCCCGCGCCCTGGCCCGCTCGGTCTCGGCCGAAATGCATGCGGGCTTCGTGCCCTTGCGCTCGGCCTGCCCCATGGATTTGGCCGAAGACCATCCCATGGCCGAAATCCCCGATGACGTGAAGGCCGATGTGGCGCGCATCGACGCCATCTGGACCGAATGCCGCAACCGATTCGGCCAGGGCGGCCCCTTCCTGTTCGGCGTCTTCTCCAATGCCGACGCCATGTATGCCCCCGTGGTCACCCGCATCCGCACCTACGCCCTGCCGGTGGGCGCGGTGTCGGAGGCCTATTGCGACGCCATCATGGCCCACCCGGCCATGCAGGCCTGGATCATGGAAGCCAAATTGGCGGGGTAA
- the recR gene encoding recombination mediator RecR, whose amino-acid sequence MVGPEIERLIQLLSRLPGLGPRSARRAALRLVEKRESLLIPLGQAMAEAAAKVRTCSVCGNFDTIDPCAICADHRRDPSMLCVVEDVAGLWAMERTGSFKGRYAVLGGLLSALDGIGPEDLGIDSLVARAADDTVTEVILATPATVEGQTTAHYLAERLAPCNVTVSGLAHGVPVGGELDHLDDGTITAALRARRVF is encoded by the coding sequence ATGGTCGGACCCGAGATCGAGCGCCTGATACAACTCCTTTCGCGGTTGCCCGGACTGGGGCCGCGCTCGGCGCGGCGTGCCGCCCTGCGTCTGGTGGAAAAGCGCGAATCCCTGCTGATTCCCTTGGGCCAGGCCATGGCCGAGGCGGCGGCCAAAGTGCGCACCTGCTCGGTCTGCGGCAATTTCGACACCATCGATCCTTGCGCCATCTGCGCCGATCACCGGCGCGATCCCTCCATGCTCTGCGTGGTCGAGGACGTGGCCGGGCTGTGGGCCATGGAGCGCACCGGCAGCTTCAAGGGCCGCTATGCCGTCCTCGGCGGTCTGCTCTCGGCCCTGGACGGGATCGGGCCGGAGGATCTGGGCATCGATTCCCTTGTGGCCCGCGCGGCGGATGACACCGTCACCGAGGTGATTCTGGCCACCCCCGCTACGGTGGAGGGCCAGACCACCGCCCATTACCTGGCCGAGCGTCTGGCCCCGTGCAACGTCACCGTCTCGGGCCTCGCCCATGGCGTGCCGGTGGGCGGCGAACTGGACCATCTGGACGACGGCACCATCACCGCAGCACTGCGGGCAAGGCGGGTGTTCTAG
- a CDS encoding YbaB/EbfC family nucleoid-associated protein has translation MKNLGNLMKQAQQMQSKMAEMQATMAEMEVTGSAGAGMLQVTLNGKYELKKVKIDPSLVDPNDVEVLEDLLLAAFNDAKTKAETAMAEEMAKMTGGLNLPPGFKLPF, from the coding sequence ATGAAGAACCTTGGCAACCTGATGAAGCAGGCCCAGCAGATGCAGTCCAAGATGGCCGAGATGCAGGCCACCATGGCCGAGATGGAAGTGACCGGCTCGGCTGGGGCGGGAATGCTGCAGGTGACGCTGAACGGCAAATACGAGTTGAAGAAGGTCAAGATCGACCCGTCCCTGGTGGACCCCAATGACGTGGAAGTGCTGGAAGACCTGCTGCTGGCCGCCTTCAACGACGCCAAGACCAAGGCCGAGACCGCCATGGCCGAGGAAATGGCCAAGATGACCGGCGGGCTGAACCTGCCGCCCGGCTTCAAGCTGCCGTTCTGA
- a CDS encoding DNA polymerase III subunit gamma/tau, translated as MSETPAPTPYRVLARKYRPTDFAGLIGQEAMVRTLSNAIKTGRLAHAFVLTGVRGVGKTTTARIIARALNCVGTDGKGGPTIDPCGVCEHCRAIAEDRHVDILEMDAASRTGVNDIREIIEGVRYRPTSARFKVYIIDEVHMLSTAAFNALLKTLEEPPEHVKFIFATTEIRKIPVTVLSRCQRFDLRRVEMEVLSRHFEAIAAKEGAEIEPAALKLIARAADGSVRDGLSLLDQAISHGAGAVTETQVRDMLGLADRARVFDLLDAVMKGDVPTALDQITDQYAAGADPAVVLQDMLELVHWLTRLKVTPDAADQLGAPETERVKGAEMAKTLSLAALTRAWQMLLKGLTETRNAPNPLQAAEMAVVRLAYAAELPTPAELVEQLRANPPPPPAPRGPGGGGGGSGFGGGGGADAVSVHHVGGGPVHGPATALKLQPAPMAETVVLPAMPADFAAMVALFSERREGLIAVQLRTQVNPVSFAPGRIEWRQNSSVGSDLAPKVARMLSEWTGRRWTVSVNSTDPAQPTLAEQEANAELRRRADAAEHPLVKAVLAAFPGATIEAVRDLGAEDLPEAPPIEDPENIPDDEMLPGEEDL; from the coding sequence ATGAGCGAGACCCCCGCCCCCACGCCCTATCGCGTCCTGGCCCGCAAATACCGGCCGACCGACTTTGCCGGTCTGATCGGGCAGGAGGCCATGGTCCGCACCCTGTCAAACGCCATCAAGACCGGGCGCCTGGCCCATGCCTTCGTGCTGACCGGCGTGCGCGGGGTGGGCAAGACCACCACCGCCCGCATCATCGCCCGCGCGCTGAACTGTGTCGGCACCGATGGCAAGGGCGGCCCCACCATCGATCCTTGCGGTGTCTGCGAGCATTGCCGCGCCATCGCCGAGGATCGCCATGTGGACATCCTGGAGATGGATGCCGCCAGCCGTACCGGCGTCAACGACATCCGCGAGATCATCGAGGGCGTGCGCTATCGCCCCACTTCGGCGCGCTTCAAGGTCTATATCATCGACGAAGTTCACATGCTGTCCACGGCGGCGTTCAACGCCCTGCTGAAGACGCTGGAGGAACCGCCGGAACACGTGAAATTCATCTTCGCCACCACCGAGATCCGCAAGATCCCCGTCACCGTCCTGTCGCGCTGCCAGCGTTTCGACCTGCGCCGGGTGGAGATGGAGGTGCTGTCCCGGCATTTCGAGGCCATCGCCGCCAAGGAAGGCGCGGAGATCGAACCGGCAGCCTTGAAGCTGATCGCGCGCGCCGCCGACGGCTCGGTGCGCGACGGGTTGTCGCTGCTGGATCAGGCCATCAGCCACGGCGCCGGGGCGGTCACCGAGACCCAGGTGCGCGACATGCTGGGTCTGGCCGACCGGGCCCGCGTCTTCGATCTTCTCGATGCCGTCATGAAGGGCGACGTGCCCACGGCACTGGACCAGATCACCGATCAGTATGCCGCTGGCGCCGATCCGGCGGTGGTGTTGCAAGACATGCTGGAACTGGTCCACTGGCTGACGCGGCTCAAGGTGACGCCCGACGCCGCCGACCAGTTGGGCGCGCCCGAGACCGAGCGGGTCAAGGGCGCCGAGATGGCCAAGACCCTGTCTCTGGCCGCTCTGACGCGGGCTTGGCAGATGCTGTTGAAGGGGCTGACTGAGACCCGCAATGCCCCCAATCCCTTGCAGGCCGCCGAGATGGCGGTGGTGCGGCTGGCCTATGCCGCCGAACTGCCCACTCCGGCCGAACTGGTTGAGCAGTTGCGCGCCAATCCCCCGCCGCCGCCCGCACCGCGCGGCCCTGGTGGGGGAGGGGGCGGATCCGGCTTTGGCGGCGGTGGTGGCGCCGATGCGGTCTCTGTCCATCATGTGGGCGGCGGCCCGGTGCATGGCCCCGCCACCGCGCTGAAACTTCAGCCCGCGCCCATGGCCGAGACGGTGGTCCTGCCTGCCATGCCCGCCGATTTCGCGGCCATGGTGGCGCTGTTCTCCGAGCGCCGCGAAGGGCTGATCGCCGTGCAACTGCGCACCCAAGTCAATCCGGTGTCCTTTGCCCCCGGCCGCATCGAATGGCGCCAGAACAGCAGTGTCGGCTCGGACCTTGCGCCCAAGGTGGCGCGGATGCTGTCGGAATGGACGGGGCGGCGCTGGACGGTCTCGGTCAATTCCACCGATCCGGCCCAGCCGACCCTGGCCGAGCAGGAGGCCAACGCCGAACTGCGCCGCCGCGCCGATGCCGCCGAACATCCCCTGGTCAAGGCGGTGCTGGCCGCCTTCCCCGGCGCCACCATCGAGGCGGTGCGCGATCTGGGAGCCGAGGACCTGCCCGAGGCTCCGCCCATCGAGGACCCGGAAAACATCCCGGACGACGAAATGCTCCCTGGAGAGGAAGACCTATGA
- a CDS encoding TAXI family TRAP transporter solute-binding subunit — translation MPARKPHRSVLIAALLLCFGAGLAAAQDIRFFQIGTGPTGETRFAFGGLIANAISNPPGSRECDKGGSCGVPGMVAVAKSTGGAIANIEAIAAKRLDAALVQADIAYWAYHGTGIYKGRGAVQNLRAIALLYPESLHLVARKDSKIHSVKDLRGKRVSLGDKDSGELVHGRLLLTAFGMNESQIKQSFLKPGPAADAIAAGQLDAMLVVDGLPVPIIAELAQRSDIVLVPLAGPEVDKMRATYPFFSASTIPADSYRGTSSDVKTLDVGVVMVTGAEQPNDLIYGVTRALWHPSTQKLLTESHPRGKLVNLSAAGLDKLGIQLHGGASAYYFDAGVTN, via the coding sequence GTGCCTGCCAGAAAGCCACACCGTTCCGTCCTGATCGCGGCTTTGCTGTTGTGCTTCGGCGCTGGACTGGCGGCGGCGCAGGATATCCGCTTTTTCCAGATCGGCACCGGCCCGACGGGGGAAACCCGCTTTGCCTTCGGTGGCCTGATCGCCAATGCCATCAGCAATCCCCCAGGCTCGCGCGAATGCGACAAGGGGGGCTCGTGCGGGGTGCCGGGCATGGTCGCCGTGGCCAAGTCCACCGGGGGCGCCATCGCCAATATCGAGGCCATCGCGGCCAAGCGCCTCGACGCCGCCCTGGTCCAGGCCGATATCGCCTATTGGGCCTATCATGGCACCGGCATCTACAAGGGCCGGGGCGCGGTGCAGAATCTGCGGGCCATCGCCTTGCTTTATCCCGAAAGCCTCCATCTGGTGGCCCGCAAGGATTCCAAGATCCATTCGGTCAAGGATCTGCGGGGCAAGCGGGTCTCGCTGGGCGACAAGGATTCTGGCGAACTGGTCCATGGCCGCCTGCTGCTTACCGCCTTCGGCATGAATGAGAGCCAGATCAAGCAAAGCTTCCTCAAACCCGGTCCCGCCGCCGACGCCATCGCCGCTGGCCAGTTGGACGCCATGCTGGTGGTGGACGGATTGCCCGTGCCCATCATCGCCGAGCTGGCCCAGCGCTCCGACATCGTGCTGGTCCCCCTGGCCGGGCCGGAAGTGGACAAGATGCGGGCGACCTATCCTTTCTTTTCCGCCTCGACCATCCCCGCCGACAGCTATCGCGGCACCAGTTCGGATGTGAAGACCCTGGATGTGGGCGTCGTCATGGTCACCGGGGCCGAACAGCCCAACGACCTGATCTATGGCGTCACCCGCGCCCTCTGGCATCCCAGTACCCAGAAGCTGCTGACCGAAAGCCATCCGCGCGGCAAGCTGGTCAACCTCTCGGCCGCGGGTCTGGACAAGCTGGGCATCCAGTTGCATGGCGGCGCCTCGGCCTATTATTTCGACGCCGGCGTGACCAACTGA
- a CDS encoding response regulator, protein MTGTVVVVEDNAMNMKLLEQALTIAGYTTVKSSDGDGLVDLTAGSGAGVILMDIQLPKYSGIDLLKQLRADDRTKDVPVVAVTAFADPDSVAGFLEEGFNQVITKPISIRKLLDEVARYCGGQ, encoded by the coding sequence ATGACCGGTACCGTCGTCGTTGTTGAAGACAACGCGATGAATATGAAGCTCCTGGAACAGGCGCTGACCATCGCGGGCTATACCACCGTCAAGTCGTCGGACGGGGACGGCTTGGTCGATTTGACTGCCGGCAGCGGAGCGGGCGTCATCTTGATGGATATCCAGCTGCCCAAATATTCGGGCATCGATCTCTTAAAGCAGCTTCGCGCCGATGACCGCACCAAGGATGTGCCGGTGGTGGCGGTGACCGCCTTCGCCGATCCCGATTCCGTGGCGGGCTTTTTGGAAGAGGGCTTCAACCAAGTCATCACCAAGCCCATTTCCATCCGCAAGCTGCTGGACGAAGTGGCGCGCTATTGCGGCGGGCAGTGA